Proteins encoded within one genomic window of Panicum virgatum strain AP13 chromosome 1N, P.virgatum_v5, whole genome shotgun sequence:
- the LOC120654406 gene encoding uncharacterized protein LOC120654406 — translation MGHGSGPAAVVDQPGCRVLPVIEEEPEPEGEGAGSPEMTRLAERRKAIVARMRELLSRAAAAQSARSKLHRSTVATAKKWKRAVGRIQRRSTNHQQVADLQEDGDGGMLSSSSSSISSQSSFSWDAAAESCCSASASCLSPANVSPLLWPAFVSAQRAEATEDQQPATSVLRLSGGSSWSEDDDVRMAHWVTTDSDFVVLEL, via the exons ATGGGGCATGGAAGTGGTCCTGCTGCTGTTGTTGACCAGCCAGGCTGCAGAGTCCTTCCCGTCATcgaggaggagccggagccggagggggagggggcaggCTCGCCGGAGATGACGAGGCTGGCCGAGCGCAGGAAGGCCATCGTAGCCAGGATGCGGGAGCTCCTcagccgggccgccgccgcgcagtctGCTCGCTCCAAGCTCCACCGCTCCACCGTCGCCACAGCCAAGAAATGGAAG AGAGCCGTCGGCCGGATCCAGAGGAGGAGCACGAACCATCAGCAGGTAGCAGATCTGCAGGAAGACGGAGACGGCGGCATGCtgagctcgtcgtcgtcgtccatctCCAGCCAGAGCAGCTTCAGCTGGGACGCCGCCGCAGAGAGCTGCTGCTCAGCGTCTGCCAGCTGCTTGTCCCCTGCCAACGTCTCGCCGCTGCTGTGGCCGGCGTTCGTATCTGCACAGCGAGCCGAAGCGACGGAGGATCAGCAGCCGGCGACCAGCGTGCTGCGTCTGTCAGGTGGCAGCTCCTGGTCGGAGGACGATGACGTGAGGATGGCTCACTGGGTCACCACGGATTCAGACT TTGTCGTGTTGGAGCTCTAG
- the LOC120654405 gene encoding D-aminoacyl-tRNA deacylase, with product MVVLVVATTSDPASIGPAAAFLAMPGWSPGPPIAEGMQSFTNGNVRLLKHQRSIIAEDDLDRRWQEATGEPVSEVIFLSKHTAVSNRPALTVHPIGVPHLREDGTLPQGGIPGWAAIPNPRIGPWLRLMQKIAAEQGLVPEFEITLEATHHGPVTRTPTMFVEIGSTEEYWGRQDAAQAIALVLWKGLGLEDGNDVGSWQGNGEKVLLGIGGGHYAPRHMDIVIKDGVWVGHLLSGYSLPMDTPSQVNGKTCGEVAGMWKHSIKVSYEATKAAFPGGEVIAHLDHKSFKGWQKNAVTSYLQEENIRIGKPSDFF from the exons atggtggtgctggtggtggccaCCACGTCGGACCCGGCGTCCATCGGCCCCGCCGCTGCCTTCCTCGCCATGCCGGGATGGTCCCCCGGCCCGCCCATCGCT gaggGGATGCAGAGCTTTACTAATGGGAATGTTCGCTTATTGAAGCATCAACGCAGCATTATTGCAGAGGACGATCTTGACCGGCGATGGCAGGAAGCCACTGGAGAGCCTGTGTCTGAGGTCATATTCCTCAGCAAGCACACTGCAGTCTCCAACCGTCCAGCACTCACAGTGCATCCAATTG GTGTGCCACATCTTAGGGAGGATGGAACCCTACCCCAAGGAGGGATTCCTGGATGGGCAGCAATACCAAATCCTCGAATTGGTCCTTGGCTCCGGTTGATGCAAAAGATTGCTGCAGAACAAGGTCTTGTTCCAGAGTTTGAG ATTACGCTTGAGGCTACTCACCATGGACCAGTTACCAGAACGCCCACCATGTTTGTCGAGATAG GAAGTACGGAAGAATACTGGGGTAGACAAGATGCTGCGCAGGCAATTGCTCTG GTTCTATGGAAAGGTCTTGGTCTGGAGGATGGAAATGATGTTGGAAGTTGGCAGGG gaATGGTGAAAAGGTTCTACTAGGTATAGGAGGCGGTCACTATGCTCCTCGTCACATGGATATTGTCAT CAAAGATGGTGTATGGGTGGGTCATTTACTCTCTGGTTACTCATTGCCGATGGACACACCATCCCAAGTAAATGGAAAGACTTGTGGAGAGGTTGCTGGAATGTGGAAGCACTCCATCAAAGTTTCCTATGAAGCCACAAAGGCAGCATTTCCTGGCGGTGAAGTTATCGCACATCTTGATCACAA GAGCTTCAAGGGCTGGCAGAAGAATGCTGTCACAAGCTACTTGCAAGAGGAGAACATTAGGATAGGAAAGCCTAGTGATTTCTTCTGA